In one window of Nesterenkonia sandarakina DNA:
- a CDS encoding LuxR C-terminal-related transcriptional regulator, whose protein sequence is MAELAGATEAPALRRVVIIDDHGIFRAGLKSEMSGRVQVVGEGHDVDSAIAAVRAALPEVVLLDVHLPGGTGGGGAEVVRACRDLPQVRFLAISVSDQAEDVVSVIRAGARGYVTKTISTTELAAAVESVATGDAVFSPRLAGFVLDAFGTAGVADVRDEELDRLSAREVEVMRLIARGYTYREIASELFLSIKTVETHVSKVLRKLQLSSRHELTRWAERRRIV, encoded by the coding sequence ATGGCTGAGCTGGCAGGCGCCACGGAGGCGCCCGCGCTGCGCCGGGTGGTGATCATCGATGACCACGGCATCTTCCGTGCCGGACTGAAGTCCGAGATGTCCGGACGGGTCCAGGTCGTCGGGGAGGGGCACGACGTCGACTCCGCGATCGCCGCCGTCCGCGCCGCGCTGCCAGAGGTGGTGCTCCTCGATGTCCACCTCCCGGGCGGGACCGGCGGGGGAGGGGCCGAGGTCGTGCGTGCCTGCCGGGATCTGCCCCAGGTGCGCTTCCTGGCGATCAGCGTCTCGGACCAGGCCGAGGACGTGGTCTCGGTGATCCGCGCCGGGGCGCGCGGCTATGTCACCAAGACCATCTCCACCACCGAGCTCGCCGCAGCGGTGGAGAGCGTGGCCACCGGAGATGCGGTCTTCTCTCCGCGGCTGGCGGGATTCGTGCTGGATGCCTTCGGCACCGCCGGCGTCGCCGATGTCCGCGACGAGGAGCTCGACCGGCTCTCCGCACGCGAGGTGGAGGTGATGCGGCTGATCGCCCGCGGCTACACATACCGGGAGATCGCGAGCGAGCTGTTCCTCTCGATCAAGACCGTGGAGACCCACGTCTCGAAGGTGCTGCGCAAGCTCCAGCTCTCCTCACGCCATGAGCTCACCCGCTGGGCGGAGCGGCGCAGGATCGTCTGA
- a CDS encoding DNA-directed RNA polymerase subunit beta, with protein MVASSTSTTQTAASARTAEYAGRLSFAKIHEPLDVPELLALQIDSFDRLIGNDSWAARVEEARQKGIKGVSETSGLSDIFEEMSPIEDFQGTMSLSFSDPEFADPKMPVAECKERDTTYSAPLYVKAEFMNHNTGEIKQQTVFMGDFPLMTDRGTFIINGTERVVVSQLVRSPGAYFERTPDKTSDKDIYTAKVIPSRGAWFELEIDKRDQVGVRLDRRRKQPVTALLKALGWTESRILEEFGEYDSIRATMEKDAFETQADALIDIYRKLRPGEPPTVEAAESLLRGLYFTPKRYDLAKVGRYKLNRKLGVDKAFTDADASVLSEADIVAMIHYLAALHAGKETIKGIRDAEEIDVHITVDDIDHFGNRRIRAVGELIENQVRTGLSRMERVVRERMTTQDVEAITPQTLINIRPVVASIKEFFGTSQLSQFMDQNNPLAGLTHKRRLSALGPGGLSRDRAGMEVRDVHPSHYGRMCPIETPEGPNIGLIGSLATYGRINAFGFIETPYRKVVGGVVTDQIEYLTADDELISQIAQANAPLNEDGTFTEATVLCRGRADGTGEQGEPVLTVPEEIDYMDVSPRQMVSVATALIPFLEHDDANRALMGANMQRQAVPLLESESPLVGTGMEKFAAIDAGDSVTAEKPGVVTRVAADMVTVLNDDGTQIHYPIMKFQRSNQGNAYNQRVRVSEGDRLERQSIIADGPSTEAGELALGKNLLVAFMSWEGHNFEDAIILSQRMIQDDVLTSIHIEEHEVDARDTKLGAEEVTRDIPNVSEEMLAQLDERGIIHIGAEVSAGDILVGRVTPKGETELTPEERLLRAIFGEKSREVRDTSLKVPHGESGTVIGVRIFDAEDGDDLPPGVNQLVRVYVAQKRKITDGDKLAGRHGNKGVISRILPVEDMPFLPDGTPVDIVLNPLGVPGRMNIGQVMEVHLGWAAKQGWKIEGEPEWIQKLPNLPRETGPTKVSTPVFDGAEPAELTGILESVNPSRDGEQLVGANGKAQLFDGRSGEPFPEGVAVGYMYILKLHHLVDDKIHARSTGPYSMITQQPLGGKAQFGGQRFGEMEVWALEAYGSAYTLQELLTIKSDDIHGRVKVYEAIVKGENIPEPGVPESFKVLIKEMQSLCLNVEVLSADGSKVEMRDSEETGFSAAEELGIDLSRAEPSSVEEV; from the coding sequence TTGGTCGCCTCGAGCACCTCAACGACGCAAACCGCTGCCTCGGCCCGCACTGCTGAATACGCAGGCCGACTCTCATTCGCAAAGATTCACGAACCCCTCGATGTTCCGGAGCTGCTGGCTCTGCAGATCGACTCCTTCGACCGCCTGATCGGCAACGACAGCTGGGCTGCTCGGGTCGAGGAGGCCCGGCAGAAGGGCATCAAGGGCGTTTCCGAAACCTCCGGACTCTCCGACATCTTCGAAGAGATGTCACCGATCGAGGACTTCCAGGGCACCATGTCCCTGAGCTTCTCCGATCCCGAGTTCGCCGACCCCAAGATGCCGGTCGCCGAGTGCAAGGAGCGGGACACCACGTATTCCGCTCCGCTGTACGTCAAGGCCGAGTTCATGAACCACAACACCGGTGAGATCAAGCAGCAGACCGTGTTCATGGGCGATTTCCCGCTCATGACCGATCGCGGCACGTTCATCATCAACGGCACCGAGCGTGTCGTCGTCTCCCAGCTGGTCCGCTCCCCGGGAGCCTACTTCGAGCGCACCCCGGACAAGACCAGCGACAAGGACATCTACACGGCGAAGGTCATCCCCTCCCGCGGGGCCTGGTTCGAGCTCGAGATCGACAAGCGCGATCAGGTCGGCGTGCGTCTGGATCGTCGTCGCAAGCAGCCGGTGACCGCGCTGCTGAAGGCGCTGGGCTGGACCGAGTCCCGGATCCTGGAAGAGTTCGGCGAGTATGACTCGATCCGCGCCACCATGGAGAAGGACGCCTTCGAGACCCAGGCCGATGCGCTGATCGACATCTACCGCAAGCTGCGCCCGGGCGAGCCGCCGACCGTGGAGGCCGCCGAGTCGCTGCTGCGCGGGCTCTACTTCACGCCCAAGCGCTACGACCTCGCCAAGGTGGGCCGCTATAAGCTCAACCGCAAGCTCGGCGTGGACAAGGCCTTCACCGACGCCGACGCCTCGGTGCTCAGCGAGGCCGACATCGTCGCGATGATCCACTACCTCGCCGCGCTGCACGCCGGCAAGGAGACCATCAAGGGGATCCGCGACGCTGAAGAGATCGACGTCCACATCACCGTGGACGACATCGACCACTTCGGCAACCGACGCATCCGCGCGGTCGGGGAGCTCATCGAGAACCAGGTCCGCACCGGCCTGTCCCGCATGGAGCGTGTGGTCCGCGAGCGGATGACGACTCAGGACGTCGAGGCCATCACGCCGCAGACGCTGATCAACATCCGCCCCGTCGTCGCCTCCATCAAGGAGTTCTTCGGCACCTCGCAGCTCTCGCAGTTCATGGATCAGAACAACCCGCTGGCCGGACTGACGCATAAGCGTCGCCTCTCCGCGCTGGGCCCGGGCGGTCTCTCCCGTGACCGCGCCGGCATGGAGGTCCGTGACGTCCACCCCTCGCACTACGGCCGCATGTGCCCCATCGAGACCCCGGAAGGCCCGAACATCGGCCTGATCGGCTCGCTGGCCACCTACGGACGGATCAACGCGTTCGGCTTCATCGAGACCCCGTACCGCAAGGTCGTGGGCGGTGTGGTCACCGACCAGATCGAGTACCTCACCGCCGATGACGAGCTGATCTCCCAGATCGCTCAGGCCAACGCGCCGCTGAACGAGGACGGGACCTTCACCGAGGCCACCGTGCTCTGCCGTGGTCGTGCCGATGGCACCGGTGAGCAGGGCGAGCCCGTGCTGACCGTTCCCGAAGAGATCGACTACATGGACGTCTCGCCGCGCCAGATGGTGTCTGTGGCCACCGCCCTGATCCCGTTCCTGGAGCACGACGACGCCAACCGTGCACTCATGGGCGCGAACATGCAGCGTCAGGCTGTGCCGCTGCTGGAGTCGGAGTCCCCGCTGGTGGGCACCGGCATGGAGAAGTTCGCCGCCATCGACGCCGGAGACTCGGTCACCGCCGAGAAGCCCGGCGTGGTCACCCGTGTGGCCGCCGACATGGTCACCGTGCTCAACGACGACGGCACTCAGATCCATTACCCGATCATGAAGTTCCAGCGCTCGAACCAGGGCAACGCCTACAACCAGCGGGTGCGGGTCTCCGAGGGAGATCGCCTGGAGCGCCAGTCGATCATCGCCGACGGACCCTCTACCGAGGCCGGCGAGCTCGCCCTGGGCAAGAACCTGCTGGTGGCGTTCATGTCCTGGGAGGGTCACAACTTCGAGGACGCGATCATCCTCTCGCAGCGGATGATCCAGGACGATGTGCTCACCTCGATCCACATCGAGGAGCACGAGGTCGACGCTCGCGACACCAAGCTCGGTGCCGAGGAGGTCACTCGTGACATCCCCAACGTCTCCGAGGAGATGCTCGCCCAGCTCGACGAGCGCGGCATCATCCACATCGGCGCCGAGGTCTCGGCAGGCGACATCCTGGTCGGTCGCGTCACGCCCAAGGGCGAGACCGAGCTGACCCCTGAGGAGCGGCTGCTGCGCGCGATCTTCGGGGAGAAGTCCCGCGAAGTCCGCGACACCTCGCTGAAGGTGCCCCACGGCGAGTCCGGCACCGTGATCGGTGTCCGGATCTTCGACGCGGAGGACGGCGACGATCTGCCCCCGGGCGTGAACCAGCTGGTGCGCGTCTACGTGGCGCAGAAGCGCAAGATCACCGACGGCGACAAGCTCGCCGGGCGCCACGGCAACAAGGGCGTCATCTCCAGGATCCTTCCTGTGGAGGACATGCCCTTCCTGCCCGACGGCACCCCGGTGGACATCGTGCTGAACCCGCTGGGCGTGCCGGGCCGTATGAACATCGGTCAGGTCATGGAGGTCCACCTCGGATGGGCCGCCAAGCAGGGCTGGAAGATCGAGGGCGAGCCCGAGTGGATCCAGAAGCTGCCGAACCTGCCCCGTGAGACCGGACCCACCAAGGTCTCCACCCCGGTGTTCGACGGCGCCGAGCCGGCCGAGCTCACCGGAATCCTGGAGTCTGTGAACCCGTCACGCGACGGCGAGCAGCTGGTGGGCGCCAACGGCAAGGCGCAGCTCTTCGACGGCCGCTCCGGCGAGCCGTTCCCCGAGGGTGTGGCAGTGGGCTACATGTACATCCTGAAGCTGCACCACCTGGTCGACGACAAGATCCACGCCCGCTCCACCGGACCGTACTCGATGATCACCCAGCAGCCGCTGGGCGGCAAGGCGCAGTTCGGCGGTCAGCGCTTCGGTGAGATGGAGGTCTGGGCCCTGGAGGCCTACGGCTCCGCCTACACGCTGCAGGAGCTGCTGACGATCAAGTCCGATGACATCCACGGTCGTGTGAAGGTCTACGAGGCCATCGTGAAGGGCGAGAACATCCCGGAGCCCGGCGTTCCGGAATCGTTCAAGGTGCTCATCAAGGAGATGCAGTCGCTCTGCCTCAACGTGGAGGTCCTCTCCGCAGACGGCAGCAAGGTCGAGATGCGTGACTCGGAGGAAACCGGGTTCAGCGCTGCGGAGGAGCTTGGCATCGACCTCTCCCGCGCAGAGCCCAGCTCGGTCGAAGAGGTCTGA